In Longimicrobiaceae bacterium, the genomic window CTCCTGCCGCCGCGGCCCTGGAGTCCACGCGGGAGCCGGCTTCTCCCTCCCTCCCGTCGCATGCATTCGAGCCGCAGCCTCCGGCGGCCCGCGCATGGCTCCCGGACGGCGTGGGCCGGGGGACGCTCCTGGTGGCGGTGTGGCTGCTGGGCGCGGGGGTGCTCATCCTGCGGCTGCTGTTCGGCACCGCGACCGTGTGGTGGCTGGCGAGGACGGGGGAGCGGATCGAGGACGAGGAATGGACCGCCGCCGCCGACCGCATTTCCCGGGGCTTCGACGCGCCCAGCGCGCGCCTGGTCCGCAGCCGCTGGACGGAGATGCCGATGACCTGGGGGATGCTCCGCCCGGTCGTCCTCCTCCCGGCGAGCTGCGACTCGTGGCCGGCCGAGCGCCGCGACGTGGTGCTGCGGCACGAGCTGGCGCACGTGGCCCGCAGGGACGTGCTCACCCTCGCCCTCGCACAGCTCGCCTGCGCGGTGCACTGGTTCAACCCGCTGAGCTGGGTGGCGCTCCACCAGCTCCGCGCGGAGGCGGAGCGGTGCTGTGACGACTGGGTCCTGAGCACCGGCACCCGCGCCTCCACCTACGCGGACCACCTGCTGGAGATGGTCCGCATCATCGGGCGGGCGCGCGTTCCGGCCGCGGTCGCCCTCCCCATGGCGCAGCGCTCC contains:
- a CDS encoding M56 family metallopeptidase, with translation MAAIDLAGVLGSVGAVLPELSLKAALLLGAAGLLALALRRRSAAARHLVWTTAIAGVLALPLAQLLPLRVEVLPASLGGPNPQVQEIDFGPAAEPVLRADAPAAAALESTREPASPSLPSHAFEPQPPAARAWLPDGVGRGTLLVAVWLLGAGVLILRLLFGTATVWWLARTGERIEDEEWTAAADRISRGFDAPSARLVRSRWTEMPMTWGMLRPVVLLPASCDSWPAERRDVVLRHELAHVARRDVLTLALAQLACAVHWFNPLSWVALHQLRAEAERCCDDWVLSTGTRASTYADHLLEMVRIIGRARVPAAVALPMAQRSTFEGRLLAILEPGVERGAPGRRRAVLTVGGLAVLVAALGAMRPAD